In Helianthus annuus cultivar XRQ/B chromosome 9, HanXRQr2.0-SUNRISE, whole genome shotgun sequence, the following are encoded in one genomic region:
- the LOC110877965 gene encoding 50S ribosomal protein L18, with protein MVVIMFKRACSMHGDDTAKLCFKAIARHIHSAQARFGPRSFFGVEDFLDDDNSRPYTYQKEKKSKNPNKHISFKQRTVAYMEPFTLDVFISKRFVSASITHRVTSKQVAVAGTNSKDIKAELKSRSDIPACLAIGRILSQRAREADVYTASYTPRERDKFEGKIRAVVQSLIDNGIDVKIYLD; from the exons ATGGTGGTAATCATGTTTAAACGGGCATGTTCTATGCATGGAGATGACACGGCCAAACTATGTTTTAAGGCTATTGCCAGACACATTCACAGTGCTCAG GCTCGTTTCGGACCAAGAAGCTTTTTTGGGGTAGAGGATTTCTTGGATGATGACAACAGTCGGCCGTATACTTACCAAAAGGAAAAGAAGTCAAAGAATCCAAACAAGCACATATCATTCAAACAGCGTACAGTAGCGTACATGGAGCCATTCACACTGGATGTTTTCATCTCAAAACGGTTTGTTTCAGCTTCAATTACTCACAGGGTAACAAGCAAACAAGTTGCAGTTGCTGGCACCAACTCAAAAGACATCAAAGCCGAACTTAAATCACGGTCAGATATTCCCGCGTGTTTGGCAATTGGGCGGATATTGTCTCAACGGGCAAGAGAGGCCGATGTGTACACAGCTTCATACACGCCAAGAGAAAGGGATAAGTTTGAAGGTAAAATCCGAGCAGTTGTTCAATCCCTTATTGACAATGGTATTGATGTCAAAATTTATCTTGATTAA